The following coding sequences are from one Triticum dicoccoides isolate Atlit2015 ecotype Zavitan chromosome 4A, WEW_v2.0, whole genome shotgun sequence window:
- the LOC119283553 gene encoding scarecrow-like protein 3: MHGLCAHEQGTVDDLAHLGPALYECMAHVIEGSFEKTDRSLRKIRKLASLVDGPLQRLSMIIADSLARRLLCPIQGFAAALIDPSRYLEQACLRSARENFASISPYLSTGFVTINRAMLEQVQDQKVVRIVDLSCSTTHPWQWLKILHDFHGRPGGPPELRLTVVHEDSEFLDNMQALLCRQAANLKLCFYFDKVIGKLETLDFSNLREILKINFGEAVVISCALQMHRLLAVDDSVSRDGIAQLQQMANMARLKQMACSACSPASTLNYPQTPSPQRQIPSLLVSFLSAIRALEPKIIVMMEQDADHNAPLFHDRFTKTVDYYAALFDSLNAVDSASPQRARVERVLLGEEIKNILVCEGVQRLERHEKLSQWEMHMQRCEVDHVPLSFEAIREGKERLMSYGLKQCKSDEDNADLLLCWGATRLYSISAWRPHSSNAAPNKVAV, encoded by the exons ATGCACGGGCTATGTGCGCACGAGCAGGGCACGGTCGATGACCTGGCGCACCTTGGCCCGGCCTTGTACGAGTGCATGGCGCATGTGATCGAAGGATCTTTTGAGAAGACTGACCGCAGCCTTAGGAAGATCAGAAAGCTCGCCTCTTTAGTGGACGGGCCACTGCAGCGCCTGTCCATGATAATCGCCGACAGCTTAGCCCGCCGCCTTCTATGCCCCATCCAGGGCTTTGCTGCTGCCCTTATCGATCCGTCTCGCTACCTCGAGCAGGCCTGCCTCCGGTCTGCCCGCGAGAACTTCGCCAGCATCAGCCCCTACCTCAGCACTGGCTTTGTCACTATTAACCGGGCTATGCTGGAGCAAGTCCAGGATCAAAAG GTTGTCCGAATTGTTGACTTGTCCTGCTCAACCACCCACCCGTGGCAGTGGCTCAAGATTCTTCACGATTTCCATGGCCGCCCTGGGGGCCCGCCCGAACTACGTTTAACTGTCGTCCATGAAGACAGTGAGTTCCTGGACAACATGCAGGCGCTCCTGTGTAGGCAAGCTGCTAACCTCAAGCTATGCTTTTATTTCGACAAGGTGATTGGCAAACTCGAGACATTGGACTTCAGCAATCTCCGTGAGATCCTGAAAATAAACTTTGGTGAGGCGGTTGTGATCAGCTGCGCTCTGCAGATGCATCGCCTCCTTGCGGTTGATGACAGCGTAAGCCGCGACGGCATTGCTCAGCTCCAGCAAATGGCAAACATGGCTCGGCTTAAGCAAATGGCCTGCTCAGCATGCAGTCCGGCATCGACACTGAACTATCCGCAGACACCATCCCCTCAACGCCAGATACCAAGCCTGCTGGTGAGCTTCCTCTCTGCCATCCGTGCCCTTGAGCCGAAGATCATTGTGATGATGGAGCAAGACGCGGACCACAATGCCCCGCTGTTCCACGATCGGTTCACCAAGACAGTCGACTACTACGCCGCCCTCTTCGATAGCCTCAATGCGGTGGATTCAGCCAGCCCGCAGAGGGCGCGCGTGGAGAGGGTGCTCCTTGGCGAGGAGATAAAGAATATACTGGTATGCGAGGGGGTCCAAAGGCTTGAGCGGCATGAGAAGCTGAGCCAGTGGGAAATGCACATGCAGCGTTGCGAGGTTGACCATGTGCCCCTCAGCTTTGAAGCCATCAGGGAGGGCAAAGAGAGGCTGATGAGCTACGGATTGAAACAATGCAAGAGCGATGAAGACAATGCCGACCTTCTGCTGTGCTGGGGTGCAACTCGTCTGTACTCCATCTCAGCCTGGAGGCCACACAGCTCGAACGCGGCGCCAAATAAAGTGGCTGTCTAG